Within the Scleropages formosus chromosome 8, fSclFor1.1, whole genome shotgun sequence genome, the region TCCTTTCCAGCcccacagcagagcaatgtttGATGTAAATGTTCTCACGGACATGGCTGTGCAACATTTACAATTGGAGAGAATTGATAAAAAGGCCAAGAAGTGCCTTGCAAGTTTGTTAATTCTGACTGGATGTGCTGCAGCGCAGAGCTGGAACTGTGTTTGCTAAGCTTTGCCATGCTAGCCCTTTTCCCACGGTCTGCCCCGAGTCATCTGATTTCTTCTCTGCCACCAGACCCCGACCAGCCGTAGATTACCTCTGCAGATGCTACAGTTGTAATTATCTAAGCACTTTTCTCGGCCTCAGAGTACTGACACTGATACCTTGTGCGGGACTGAAAACACTCAATTAGGCTTCTgtaagcagtgatttttttttaaaatgtaaagattcataaaaattaaaacaaaatcaaagttATGGGTCTGGAAATTAGAGTTTTTGCCACCAAGACAGTCAAGAAGGATCCAGTGTGTAATGTTTTGCCCATAGGCAAAACCTCCAAGTCTGGCACTGCAAAGTCAACATGATTGCTGTTTGACACGTTTATTAGTTGGATACTAACATGCTGATGTAATGGTTCAACTTCCCAGAGAGTCCATTCCATTCTGTCACaagtataaaaaatatataatgacacATTTTCAATAGCTATGAATAGATACAAGCCTTTCTAAAACTGAACTTGGGGCACTATTTTAATTTggattaaaacctttttttttacaaattaaaaaaattaaacacgaGTCTAAatcccatttttaaaaatcttacttTTGTTCCTTTGGTTATTTCAGTCTCTTCTTCTGAGATGTCGCTGTCATCTGGGTTTTCAAAATCTGACTCAGTTTTGGCAATGGGCACATTTATGGTTACCCTACCATCTGTAATAAATTCAGAGATGGGCACTATTTTCAGACCAGTCTTGGAGCCCTTGTCCGAGTCCATATGACTAAGGACAAAGTTTTCCTTTTTGGGCTTGCTGCCGTCATCCTTGGGTTTTTTGCCCAAGATCTGCCTGATGATCTGGACTACTTGGGCTTTAACCCAATCAATGCCCCTGGTGATCCTGTTGATGGCAATCTGCAGGTTGTTCATCTCGCCATCCTCGTCGGAGGATGCCAGGTTGTCGCCGCTGAAGGAGCTCAGGAGCAAGGCCAAGAAGAGATTGAGTACCTGCGAGGAGGAAGAGGCCAGGTGATGTGTGGGATGGGAGTGATGGAGAGGGGCATTTGGCTGACTGCCAATACTTTCACTTACTTGGCCATATACAGTAACTGAAACATACGGGAGACCTGTGCTGTACatccaaaaaaataattaatttctgaaaaagatGCTTATCAAAGGGGAATTTGATTACAGTTTCAAGAGTGCACAAATGCCATTACTCAATATTTCTGTCTTGGGGTAGCATAGAAATAAGCCCTgagacatgaataaatgaaaaaatgggcAGTGAGTAGTGGAACCATTGAAGACATAGGTTTCTTACATTaaggttgctagttcaagtTGTAGAAGAGGCCCTTATGTTATCTCCTCCAGCACAGCATCTAACTCGAAAAGCTCTACACACAGGTGACAGTGCTTATGTAAAAATATGGgctaaacaacaaaataatttacaacAGAGTGACAAATGCACCTCCTTGCTCCTTGCTGTGTGAACATGAGAGCAAAAATATTGGTGCGTGCTTTAGCTGCTGTCTCAGCTGTCAGTGTGAGGGGCTGTGTGTGCTTGCGTGTGtgcttctgtttgtgtttgtgccaaGGGTCTACTTGAGATGGGTCTTAGCACATACTCTAAGGTCAAAACCACTGTTTGCTGGTTCAAATCACAGGATTTAAATAGAACTTCCATTGAATAAATAGCTTATCTCCTTTCAAAAGTTGATTTTGGTCTAAGAGGTCAGTGTTTGGCCTTAGCAATTAAAAATTTATGAACGAACATTTTAAAACCTTGCtggtactgtatttaaaaatggtcaGTCCAGCTCTCTCCTGGCACTATGGGACACTTACCACCAGGTTCCCAATGACCATGACCATCATGAAGACGATCAAACACATGGCCTGACCAGCCACTTCCATGCATTCCCACATGGTCTCAATCCACTCGCCGCATAGGATTCGGAAGATGATGAGAAAGGAGTGAAAGAAGTCATTCATGTGCCAACGGGGCAACTCGCAGTCCTCTGAGATCTTGCAGACGCAGTCCTTATAGCTGGTCCCAAACAGCTGCATCCCCACAACAGCGAAGATGAAGACAACGATGGCCAGGACGAGGGTCAGGTTTCCCAGGGCGCCAACAGAGTTACCAATGATTTTGATCAGCATGTTTAAGGTGGGCCAGGACCTGGCCAGCTTGAAGAccctcagctgtgtgtgtgacaaaactAAGAGTCAACAAAAGTCATATTTTTCTTAGAGCAACGAGAAAACGACaaatcacacatttttggaaacatCATCGAATTTCATGAGAATGGGTTTTGATATTTAGCCATACCTTTGTAAGTGTTACACAAGACAATATCAGTAAAAGTAGTTGTCACTTTTCTCAACAGGAGGGAAtgatttattttgtgaaatttttaaacagaaaaggtTCTTACCAAACGGAAGGACCTCAACACAGACAGGCCTTCAACATTGGCAAGTCCCAGCTCCACGAGACTAAGAGTGACAATGATACTGTCAAAGATGTTCCACCCAACCTGGAAATAATAGTATGGATCCAAGGCGATGAGTTTGAAGAACATCTCTGCTGCAAAGATGCCAGTGAAAACCTAAAAGGGGAAAAGTAAAGTTGTGAGGAAACTGTACCTAACACCATACTTGCAGTCCACCAAAGCCCCCTGTGGTCCATCATCTCATTTCTTTTTGACTGAGGAGGACACATACTTGGTGCATCTTGTCATGGGAAATTATATTCGGGGTTAGCTATGGAGTAGTGCTTCTGTAGTCGGTAATGTTCATTGTATGATAAAAGTTCGTATTTCAAGACCTAACAGGGCCATACAGTTATGTCCTTGACAAAGACGCTTAACTTGAATGTATTACGTAAAATACCCAACCTTCTAAACTGGTTGTTAGGATAAAATAGTATAAATCATAAAACATTGAAAGTATTGCACAGGAAAGATGAGGGCAGGCCAGGAACATACCAAGTTCCCCACACTGAGCATGTCCGCAAAGCTGTTACTCATAGGATAATGCTCCATGGCCATGAAGAGGGTATTGAGTACGATGCAGATAGTGATGCCCAGGTCCACAAAGGGGTCCATCACCACAAAGTACACCCACTTCTTGAAGGTCATCCAGGGGGCACAGCAGTCCCATTTCAAGAAGATGTCAGCAAATTTGTACCACCATGGAGGGCACGGCCGTGGTATCTCATCAAGGTCTGTCAAAACAGTTTCTGTATGAGACGAAAGTCGCAAACATTATACCACAAGTCTGTTAATTCCATAAGAATGGTGCCATAATGTCAGTACATTacattgtttctttgtgtgtacTATGCCCTGATCAGAAGCTGTTAACAAGATGTTTCTGTTAATCAAGTCAACACCCTATACAGAAGCCCTAGATAGCAGTCTAAGGTGTGTCTATACATTTGCAGACCACTTTTTGCAACTCACTGTTTTTTTGCAGAGTAGCCCGAGCTTAACAGCACACAGGCATGCATTCCTGCTCAGAAACTGACCACCATTAGACAATTTTGCACATTAGGCCTGAGGTCTGCTGTCCTGTGCTGAAACGTTTTAAAACTCAACTGCAGCCCCTAGACAGAGAGAATGTGGCTAAGATGAGCCTATTAAAGCAGTCCATAGCACACCACAGACCTAGGAGTGTACAATATACTTCTGGAATGTAATCAGCAACTTTTATATCAATGCGAGGGTTCAGCTTCACCGTGTATTTGAAAGGTTATGAAAGAAACTCAAAACATTTGTTTAGGAGTATTAAGAGTACCTGAAGTACTGAATGCTTGTGTTCACGACATGAACAGCAATACCTTTTGCAGGCATGAGCCTTGCACAAGGTTAAGGACTTTCATACTGCTCTGAGACCTGTTCTTGGGATTACCTTCTATGACACTACTAATGGCACTTGTGGCGCTGGCTCTCCGGTTTTGTGCGCCTGGTTGTTCCAGGTGATCTACCGCAAGCTTCCCCTTAGTGAGAGGAATGGCACATGTCATGGTACAATGGCAAAATGTCAAATGGCAAATTGTGGGACATCTGGGGCAGGCACCAGGCCGTCCACCACCCTGGCCTCTGAGACTTACCTCTTCATCACTGGGGCTGTGCACGGACCCACCACCCTCGGTCTTGGGCTTCTTGCTGCTCGCAGCAGCTGCATGTTTCTGCCAGTTAGGTGATGAACAAGTCAAAGCCAAAATAGCATGTCTAGTATTTCCCCACTTTCATGGGCCTACTTCAAATTATTACAAAACTTTAGCAAAGACATCTAGTACCAGGAAGCAATACTAAAAGTTAGGAGAAACAGTGAACATCACTAGGctaaattcagaaataaaaaaagtcattttttttttttaataaatcaattTATCAAGTATTTCTTAGTGAAGACCTTTTTTACTTTCAGGCCAtattaaatgcatgtttattaatttcttttcataGTTTTTTCTCATTCATGGTAAACAACTAACCTGAGCTTCTTGCTTCTTCAGCTGCTCTAGGATCTTCTGGTactcctcttctttctctctaGCTTCAGCAATGGTTGCCTCATTCTGCTCCGCATAGGCCATTGCAACCACGGCCAAAATCAGGTTGATTAAATAGAAGGAGCCCAGGAAGATGATGACCACAAAGAAGATCATATACGTCTTTCCTGCGGCACGGAGTGTCTGCAAGGCAAGAATGACAGAGTCAGGGGCTAAGAAAAAATTGTACTTACTTAAGGACAGATTAAGTCCATTTAGAGACAGGGGTGTCCAGTCAAGCACTGTGAGGGAGTGCCAGGGTCCACAAGATTTCACTGATGTGGTTTggataaaaagataaaaagatcATCATGTAGAGTTGGCAAATATACTAATAATATTGGCTGCTGTTGGCCAGTTACACCTGTACAGCTGACAGTGGGTCTCATAATCTTCTAACCAGCAGAGCAGATCATTAAATCAGTTATGAACTGGGAACCAAAAAAAGCCATGGGACATGAGAAGATCTAAGGGAATGACAGGACACTCCTGCTGTAGACTCCTCTAGTGTTCAGTGGCAGTAGAAGAGTTACATCATTGTCAAGCCTTTCAAAATTCCAGAATTTATACAATGCAAAAGGCATGGTGGCATGGGGTCAAAGTACCAGTTGGAAGAGGTTCTCCCAGAAGTCCTGGGTCATGAGGCGGAAGAGAGCCAGGAAAGCCCAGCCAAAGGTGTCATAGCTAGTGTAGCCATAGTTTGGGTTTCGTCCAGCCTTTATGCACATATATCCATCAGGGCATCTCCTGTTAAGAGAGCAACAGCGGAAAGAACAATCTGGGCTTAGTTTTCACATTCCAAAAATACCAGTGTGAAGTCCAAAATGAGAAAGGTTTTGGAAGCATTTCTATGCAACAGCGTTGCTTGGCAGATATTTAGATATTGGATATCACACAATATTAATATCAACAATTAATATTCAGTGATTacacagaaatatatacatttaatacacagaGAGTATATCACTTTAAAGTTTCATGAAAGTATGTGAGTTTAAATTTGCTCTAAACAACAATTTAGTATCCATATATTTGCAAACACATTCATGAGGGTCTGGTATAGAGAAACAACTCAAATATCCAAATTCACCTGTAACTAGGCCCAAACCATACTATCATGGAAATAATAACCCACAGTAGTTCAACATGCTTTATAACCCTAATCTACCATGGACCCAATTTGACTTCATGGGCAATTTACATACAACTGCCTCTGCCTATATTTCATCCTGCTCTGCTCTTCTCCATCCAAGACTTCACTTGACTACTACTGTAGTTTGTAAGTAAATAGATTTACTAATCTTTTGTGTCAAATATAGAGTTTCCCACAGacagaaatgagtaaatgagtagACATACCCAGCGTCAGAGCTGTTTCCACAAATGAGTGGATCCATGGCACCTGGAAAGAAGTACTGGTTTtctacaaaaacagaaacagcatcAGTAACAGCATGGGAAGTTGACATTACCAGGTAATTATCAGGTAATCCATTTTGTCCAAGTTGTATGACCACACTTCACCTGCATTGTCGATATACTCTGAAAAGTCGAAGGTGGAATTCTCTGTGCCGTTCACATCTATGCTCAAGCTGTCATTGGAGCGGAAGCCCAGTGGGGGCCACAGGatgcatttttgctttaaattgcCCATGAAGAGCTGCAGCCCAATGAGGGCAAAGACGCTGAGACAAAACACTGTAAGGATCATCACATCACCCAGCTTCTTCACCGACTGGATCAGAGCACCCACAATGGTTTTCAGACCTGTGtaagacacagagagacacatagAGACACATTCCACATATCACAGCACAACATATGCAGTGGCAATGGTTTTTTCTGCAACACATACCAGGAATTACAGTGATTGTTTTAAGAGCTCGGAGCACACGGAAAGTTCGCAGAGCTGATACATTGCCCAGATCTACAAACTCTGTGATGTACCTGCAGAAGAAGACAGTATGAAAGTAAACTCCATAAATTTTGTCAATAAGCCCAAGTTCAACATTACACAGAACGCAGCCTTGTTGTTAAGGTAGCCCATACTCTCCATTGGTTATCAGTGTTTTAAGTAATTAATACTGTCTGtacagaagtacacacacacacacacattttcagaaccgctcgtcccttacggggtcacggggaaccggagcctacccggcaacacagggcgtaaggccagagggggaaggggacgcacccaggacgggacgccagtccgtcacaaggcaccccaagcgggactcgaaccccagacccaccggagagtaggactgcggtccaacccactgcgccaccacaccccctgtacaGAAGTAACCATTTGCAATTGCATCATTCAGCCAAACAGCAtactttcagtaaaattactcaatGTTTTCAAACAATGTCTTGTggcattaattttaatttgatagAACGCACtgacaagattttttttgttgctggaAGTTCTGCGTGATCTTTTGAGATCACAATCACAGTGTAGGCTATTAGCAGTGCAACCGGAGTCCCCCAGAAGAGCACTAAGCAGAGCCAAGGAGAAGACACAGCAGATGGCTAAAAATATATCAGGTGCATGACCTAACTTTACAAGGTGGACAAACATTATCATATCATGACGCTGTGTTTTCTGGAAAGGTTAAAAGACACATGAGTTGTGAAGATACTTAATAATGGTTTGGAGGGGGAGATGGACTAACAAAGGCTCTTGGGGAGTTGTAAACATCttaacctttgacctttttTCTGACACTTGACCTCTCTGCCTAAGGCTTAAGGAGTTGCTCATTGGTTGTCTAGCTTGGCTGACAACTCAGTCCTTGTTGGTTTGGGAATCAGTGATCCCAGTCTTGTCATACTCACGCCATAGTGATCACCATGAAATCCAGCCAGTTCCATGGGTCTCGAAGGAATGTAAAATCTCCAATACAGAAGCCTCGTGACAACACCTTTATTAGTGCCTCAAATGTGTAAATACCAGTGAAAACATACctgcaagaggaaaaaaagacctTTAAAGGTTCAAAGGCCAAAACTGTGGTCAAATTTTGCTCAGTTATTTCATTAGTAATCTAATGCTATGTCAGATGCTTCAAAGAATGACGTTATCAACACTTCATATGAGAAGAGTAGGCAAtgtaatatgaaatatgaaaccCCCTCCTGAAGTAGTGCCTACAAAGTTTCCATGCTTAAGATGTAAGTGTTTCTGCTACATCTAACTGAAGGCATAAACAAATACTTACTCTACAATTTTATTCCATGCTGGAGGATCGCTCATTGTCATGAATACACAGTTTGAAAGAATTGTCACCATGATGAACATGCTGAACAATTTAATGTTGAGTCAAGTATAATGTTCACGTGTTGGTATATAGCAGTTGGTACTAAGATGCAGACAAAAAAGAATCCTTACACAGTGAAATTTAtacattatgaagaaaaaactcAACAGATCTTTAATCAATGTGAGCTTTTAAAAAAGGATATGGATGTATGAGAACTCTGATAGCTCCCCTCCTTAGGATGCTGAACGGGCTCAGAATGTAGCAGGCAGGTTCTGCATTGAACCTGTAGATTGTATTCCCTTTGGTGATGACTATGAATGTCTGGAAGTCATAGAGAGACATGTTAAGGCTTGCAGTATAGTCTTATCAGTACAGACTCAGGGAGTACAGAAAGAAGCATCGATGAATGTTAAATAGCAaacactgaattaaaaataatgtgctttttttaaaaaatatttacaattacatttacttatcagacgcttttctccaaacatacACCTGAGGGTCACCATGAATaccaaacaaatacaaatagaaaaatacaatgaatgcaTTACATAGACAAAATCCAAACTAATGATACTGTTGATTATTGGTGatacagaacaaagaaatgatGACACAGTTAAATTAATTATCATTTCACAATTTAACAGTAAAACTTATTTGGGGTACATGAACATTTGGCTGTGAATGTCAGGATTGAAGGTACAAGGCCTGGACTGACTTTTTGTGCTTTGTAATAAGGATCCAGTTCTTCGAGGGGGACGTTGAGCAACTCAGGCGGTGGGTCGCCATAGATGAAGGGCAGGGTCTTGCCAGCCTCGAGGTCAGCACTTGGCTTGGGAAGGTCCTCCTCTGCCACCTCTACATGTTTTTTGAGCTCCTGCTCTGCCTTCTCCTCAGCCATGCGCCGCTCGATTTCCGCCAGTGACTCCGGGGTAAACCGGCGGAAAACATCGCTGCCAGTGGGGGGGAGCAGCCTTGCCATCTTGGCATTCTGCAGGGAGAGAGCCTCCACCACCTCGGGGTCCCTTAACAATGGACTTCAGAGAAGAGGGAAAGAACGGGAGAAAGGTGCTGAGCAGAGTTCCCAACAAATCTTGTGTTTCTGCAGGTTTTGACTAAAGACAggcttttaatgtatttttacacatttttttattcctcaAATCTACAGATAGACTCTAACTCCTGGAAGTTCTGCTACTAAGAGTATCACAATTTCAGGATACTCATCATTACCAGTGTACCCCCAGTATCTGGGGACTCTTTGTATATCTGTTCTCTGCTAGCATGCCTGATGAAGCTAATCAAGTGATTAGGCATCAAGGTctcttttaatataataaacataaaaagtgGCTGGGAGTTCCTAAGGAGAGAGGTGTAGCAGTTGCTGTACTTTTGCACAAAAACTATTCCTGACATTGTTGATTTTCCTTTCAGGTTCCTTCCATTGGGTTCTTTTGTTTATCAGCCCAATATGAATTTCACAGAGCCACCAGAAGAAGACATAAAAACTTCAAGTCACACTGAAAAACTACCTTGCTTAGATGGAGGTCATAAAATTCTGACACTTCACAAGGAACATTAAGGTGTTTATTTCAACTTTCAGCCATCCGAGCGTCATACGCTGTAGTGTAACAGCCTCCAAAACGAAAAAGAGTGGCTGAAAACCTAATACTGTAGCTGTGGAACTTACTGTCATGCTGGGAAATACTGAagtttttaaatctctttttacagttttatactACCAATTCTGTATTCTGCTACCcttgtaatgtatgctggtttaaacgCTGACATAAGGCGAACTGAATGAACtttgagaatcacatgtctacatcTATATctctttttcaacttttttagCACAAACAGATATTGTTATAAACAGTATAGTtagtttcttttaaaagaataatGTTTGCaggaaattttacattttcatcaaaTTTCACTTTGctattacagtactgtattgtaAAAAGCAATTTGGTTAACAGGTTTTTGCTCAAAAATTCCCTGCTTGTTTGGGTGATAAAGGTTTCAGGGCTGAGTTACCACTGTTATCCAACCACAGGTCTCTATAAAAATCTGATTGATCAACTGTACCCCAAATACATAGGATTATTATATGAGCATGTtagacaaaataaacacaaattataCTCGATGCAAAAGCCTCTTAACCAAAGAACATATCTATTTTTTTCTCACAGTGATATAAAATTGAACTGAAGATGACTGTATCTTCAGAAAAAGGATTTAATTTAGAAAGCTAGAAGAAAAAGATGCAAAGGTTTTGCACATCAGAGCAAAGGTGTGGAACCCAATGTGTTTTCGAACATCCTTCAAGACTCAAGCTTCTGTAGCTACCAGCACAATGTCTAAAGGAAACTGAGGACAAGTCAGCATCCTCACAAAAGAGACATCTCCACTTACAGCTTGCGAGGACATATTTTAAGGTTTTTGCTCCTCTTCACACGCGCGGCTCGGTTTTCCAGCCAGTGGTCCAGCAGAGGAATGATTTTGCCAACCATGGCTGCAGGTTTCTCTCAGTGTTCAGCCACTTGTTCAGTGCACACGGTCTGGTCTGAATGAGCCCCCTTTTTCATGGGGGAGCCAGTTTAAGAGTGCGCTGTCCACTGGTGCCGGATGAACAGGGCCAAAGCTGTATAAACACTCCAAAGTTCTTGTTCTGTATGGAATTCCTGACGTTTGGCCAAAAGTTCAGTCTCACTGGCGACCCCAACTCCAGTTACACCCCCACTGCCACCGAAGCATGCTACAGTTCTCATCAGAGACAACAAGAATCCTGGTTTTTGTGACCAACAGTGTTTTACCAATTTTTTAGGTCTCCAAAATTAACCAATTCACTTCTTTGGCTCTGGGTCTCTTTATATCAAAATTTTCCTTCCGTGACACCAAATGCCATTCACATTAAACTGGTGTGGAAGAAAATAGCCTGCGACGCAGAAGCAGTGAACACCCAAGttcttgtaatttttatttcacatcatATCTTGCATATGTAGATGCCACCGCAACCTGCACATGTTTAACAGATTTGCTTATCAGTACTTTTCTACTTAGTTAAGTTCCCTCAGTCTGCGGCAGATACACAACGCATTctaagaacacattttaattttaaagcaatTCTAATCATAAAGGCATATGTTTAGGTCAAATTTAACACCACACTGGCTATGACACTGGTAAAGATCTGGAATTTGGTTTATGCTTGCCAGTCAAATTTCCAGTTAAATTCCCTTtctgcattattaatttattcagtatgGAGGTAATGAAATTCATTTACCACCAATGGTGACAAATAAGTACAGAAAGCAGAACAGGAACTGATTTCAATCAAGAGATGATCAGATGATCTCAGTAGGAGTTTAGATCGGCAACAAATATTAATCTATCTCTCTTTTTAGTGAGTAGCAGCACATCTAACAGCATCAGTCAGCACCATTTTGGTGTCTTTGAACAAGCGGCTGAACACTGAGGAAAGCCTGCAGCCATGGTTGGCAACATGCCGTCtgcctaaataaaataaatgagacGATTAATACATTTTAGATTAATCAATTCAGAGagagaagactacagcagaaaTGCTGCAGACATAAATATGAAGTCTGGGggtttttcacatcatatcttgCATACGCAGATGTCACCGCACCCTGCGCGTGTTTAACAGACTTGTTTATCAGTACTTCTCTATTTAGTTAAGTTCCCTCAGTCTGCGGTAGATACACAACGCATTctaagaacacattttaattttaaagcaatTCTAATCATAAAGGCATATGTTTAGGTCAAGTTTAACACCACACTGGCTATGACACTGGTCAAGATTTGAAATATGGTTTATGATTGCCAGTCCAATTTCCAGTTAGATTCCCTTtctgcattattaatttattcagtatgGAGGTAATGAAATTCATTTACCGCCACTGGTGACAAATAAGTACAGAAAGCAGAACAGGAATTGATTTCAATCAGGAGATGATCAGATAATCTCAGCAGAAA harbors:
- the scn4ab gene encoding sodium channel protein type 4 subunit alpha B isoform X1, whose protein sequence is MVGKIIPLLDHWLENRAARVKRSKNLKICPRKLPLLRDPEVVEALSLQNAKMARLLPPTGSDVFRRFTPESLAEIERRMAEEKAEQELKKHVEVAEEDLPKPSADLEAGKTLPFIYGDPPPELLNVPLEELDPYYKAQKTFIVITKGNTIYRFNAEPACYILSPFSILRRGAIRVLIHPLFSMFIMVTILSNCVFMTMSDPPAWNKIVEYVFTGIYTFEALIKVLSRGFCIGDFTFLRDPWNWLDFMVITMAYITEFVDLGNVSALRTFRVLRALKTITVIPGLKTIVGALIQSVKKLGDVMILTVFCLSVFALIGLQLFMGNLKQKCILWPPLGFRSNDSLSIDVNGTENSTFDFSEYIDNAENQYFFPGAMDPLICGNSSDAGRCPDGYMCIKAGRNPNYGYTSYDTFGWAFLALFRLMTQDFWENLFQLTLRAAGKTYMIFFVVIIFLGSFYLINLILAVVAMAYAEQNEATIAEAREKEEEYQKILEQLKKQEAQKHAAAASSKKPKTEGGGSVHSPSDEEGKLAVDHLEQPGAQNRRASATSAISSVIEDLDEIPRPCPPWWYKFADIFLKWDCCAPWMTFKKWVYFVVMDPFVDLGITICIVLNTLFMAMEHYPMSNSFADMLSVGNLVFTGIFAAEMFFKLIALDPYYYFQVGWNIFDSIIVTLSLVELGLANVEGLSVLRSFRLLRVFKLARSWPTLNMLIKIIGNSVGALGNLTLVLAIVVFIFAVVGMQLFGTSYKDCVCKISEDCELPRWHMNDFFHSFLIIFRILCGEWIETMWECMEVAGQAMCLIVFMMVMVIGNLVVLNLFLALLLSSFSGDNLASSDEDGEMNNLQIAINRITRGIDWVKAQVVQIIRQILGKKPKDDGSKPKKENFVLSHMDSDKGSKTGLKIVPISEFITDGRVTINVPIAKTESDFENPDDSDISEEETEITKGTKVCKVADGSSLDSTADNKNAENVEEGEESEITEPVDCFTDDCFRRCPCLMVDITQGRGKAWWNFRRTCYAIVEHNYFETFIIFMILLSSGALAFEDIYIEQRQVIKIVLEYADQVFTYVFVIEMLLKWAAYGFKMYFTNAWCWLDFLIVDVSLISLTANILGYSELGPIKSLRTLRALRPLRALSRFEGMRVVVNALVGAIPAIFNVLLVCLIFWLIFSIMGVNLFAGKFFYCFNTTSEERFHVDEVNNKTDCLSLSLMTENSDVRWMNLKVNFDNVGMGYLSLLQVATFKGWMDIMYAAADSRKVEDQPIYETNLYMYLYFVIFIIFGSFFTLNLFIGVIIDNFNQQKAKQGGKDLFMTEEQKKYYNAMKKLGSKKPQKPVPRPQNFIQGLVFDLVTKQFFDICIMVLICLNMITMMVETDDQSPEQEEILFYINLIFIFIFTAECVLKLFALRQYYFSVGWNIFDFVVVILSIAGILLADLIEKYFVSPTLFRVIRLARIGRILRLIRGAKGIRTLLFALMMSLPALFNIGLLLFLIMFIFSIFGMSNFGYVKKEAGIDDMFNFETFGNSIICLFQITTSAGWDGLLSPILNSGPPDCDPDVENPGSTVRGNCGSPLVGIVFFCSYIIISFLVVVNMYIAIILENFNVATEESSEPLCEDDFEMFYETWEKFDPDASQFLDYSKLSDFCDTLKDPLRIPKPNAIKLITLDLPLVSGDKIHCLDILFALTTEVLGESGEMDVLKASMEEKFMVNNPSKVVYDPITTTLKRKREEVAAAIIQRAYRKHLLKRSGKLPSYKSQEKAELKKIDKESLEAKGLTDKLNSSPSESDALKEDPATKIPQSSVVPMEAQEMQPQEGPVEDQQPVSPVEVMNDVILRAAPSSAEEPSVYRVNLRESIV